One segment of Panicum virgatum strain AP13 chromosome 1K, P.virgatum_v5, whole genome shotgun sequence DNA contains the following:
- the LOC120712831 gene encoding calcium-dependent protein kinase 5 produces MGNTCGVTLRSKYFASFRGGASQRHDAAGYAPVATSAAAAGDPAPHGNGKRAARPTEAGAGAAADGSAPPPAPGMRRGVPAPAELTANVLGHPTPSLRDHYALGRKLGQGQFGTTYLCTDLATGVDYACKSIAKRKLITKEDVKDVRREIQIMHHLAGHRNVVAIKGAYEDQQYVHIVMELCAGGELFDRIIQRGHYSERKAAELTRIIVGVVEACHSLGVMHRDLKPENFLLANKDDDMSLKAIDFGLSVFFKPGQIFTDVVGSPYYVAPEVLRKRYGPEADVWTAGVILYILLSGVPPFWAETQQGIFDAVLKGVIDFDSDPWPVISESAKDLIRRMLNPRPAERLTAHEVLSHPWICDRGVAPDRPLDPAVLSRIKQFSAMNKLKKMALQVIAESLSEEEIAGLKEMFMAMDTDNSGAITYDELKEGLRKYGSTLKDTEIRDLMEAADIDNSGTIDYIEFIAATLHLNKLEREEHLVAAFSYFDKDGSGYITVDELQQACKEHNMPAAFLDDVIKEADQDNDGRIDYGEFVAMMTKGNMGVGRRTMRNSLNISMRDAPGDL; encoded by the exons ATGGGCAACACGTGCGGCGTCACGCTGAGATCCAAGTACTTCGCCagcttccgcggcggcgcgtcgcaGCGGCACGACGCGGCGGGGTACGCCCCcgtcgccacctccgccgcggcggccggtgacCCCGCGCCGCACGGGAACGGGAAGCGGGCCGCGCGCCCGACcgaggcgggggcgggggcggcggcggacgggtcCGCGCCGCCCCCCGCACCCGGCATGCGGCGCGGGGTGCCGGCCCCCGCGGAGCTCACGGCCAACGTGCTCGGCCACCCGACCCCGAGCCTCCGCGACCACTACGCGCTGGGACGCAAGCTCGGCCAGGGCCAGTTCGGCACCACCTACCTCTGCACGGACCTCGCCACGGGCGTGGACTACGCCTGCAAGTCCATCGCCAAGCGGAAGCTCATCACCAAGGAGGACGTCAAGGACGTGCGCCGCGAGATCCAGATTATGCACCACCTCGCGGGACACCGGAACGTCGTCGCCATCAAGGGCGCGTACGAGGACCAGCAGTACGTCCACATCGTCATGGAGCTCTGCGCGGGAGGGGAGCTCTTCGACCGCATCATACAGCGAGGGCACTACAGCGAGCGCAAGGCGGCGGAGCTTACGCGCATCATCGTTGGTGTCGTCGAGGCGTGTCACTCGCTCGGGGTCATGCACAGGGATCTCAAGCCCGAGAACTTCTTGCTCGCCAACAAGGATGACGACATGTCCCTCAAGGCTATCGACTTCGGCCTCTCGGTTTTCTTCAAGCCTG gTCAAATTTTTACCGATGTTGTGGGGAGCCCTTACTACGTAGCTCCAGAAGTGCTGCGCAAACGGTATGGACCAGAGGCTGATGTGTGGACAGCTGGAGTAATTCTTTACATACTTCTAAGTGGCGTACCACCATTTTGGGCAG AGACACAGCAAGGAATATTTGATGCTGTTTTAAAAGGTGTAATTGATTTTGATTCGGATCCCTGGCCTGTAATATCTGAGAGCGCAAAGGATCTTATAAGAAGAATGTTGAATCCTCGCCCAGCAGAGCGCTTGACAGCACATGAAGTTCTAT CTCATCCGTGGATTTGTGACCGTGGAGTTGCTCCTGATCGGCCTCTTGATCCTGCTGTCCTCTCCCGCATTAAACAGTTCTCGGCAATGAataagttgaagaagatggctttGCAG GTAATTGCTGAGAGCCTTTCGGAGGAGGAAATTGCAGGGCTGAAGGAAATGTTCATGGCAATGGACACAGATAACAGTGGTGCAATTACATATGATGAACTGAAAGAAGGATTAAGAAAATATGGTTCCACACTAAAGGATACTGAAATTCGCGATCTCATGGAGGCG GCAGATATAGACAACAGTGGGACCATTGATTATATAGAATTCATTGCTGCTACATTGCACCTCAATAAACTGGAGCGCGAGGAACATCTGGTGGCAGCCTTTTCATATTTTGACAAAGATGGCAGTGGTTACATTACAGTGGATGAGCTTCAGCAAGCTTGCAAAGAGCATAACATGCCAGCTGCTTTTCTTGATGACGTCATTAAAGAAGCTGACCAGGATAAT GATGGCCGCATTGATTATGGGGAATTTGTTGCCATGATGACAAAGGGTAATATGGGAGTTGGGAGAAGAACAATGAGAAATAGCTTGAACATAAGCATGAGAGACGCTCCTGGTGACCTCTGA